One window from the genome of Ensifer canadensis encodes:
- a CDS encoding DUF2188 domain-containing protein encodes MTKARYEVVPHDGGWAYKSGDVFSETFPSHDDALEAARIAAQEHQSAGKDAEIEYQDRTGHWHQEHADGEDRPDTEVVDDGNHPTGHETS; translated from the coding sequence ATGACGAAAGCGAGATACGAGGTTGTCCCCCATGACGGTGGTTGGGCGTACAAGTCGGGCGATGTCTTCTCGGAAACTTTCCCCTCTCATGACGATGCTCTTGAAGCCGCGCGCATAGCCGCTCAAGAACACCAAAGCGCGGGGAAAGACGCGGAAATCGAGTATCAAGACCGAACCGGGCATTGGCACCAGGAACACGCTGACGGCGAAGATCGGCCCGACACCGAAGTCGTCGATGACGGCAACCATCCAACGGGGCACGAAACCTCATAG